In a single window of the Candidatus Methylomirabilis tolerans genome:
- a CDS encoding carboxypeptidase regulatory-like domain-containing protein: MYGMREIVAVTVVAGCVLGAAAQTLAYEGGAVKDGGTITGTIKFAGTPPVRKELQVTKDKEVCEKKQHLSWDLVVGPQKGIENAVVSLIDVSKGEKWAITKATVDQNVCEYTPHVVVVPTGSTLDILNSDGILHNVHTYSKANPSINKAQPKFKKVLPVQFAKPEIVKVTCDAHSWMLGWLVVSDHPYVAVTNDKGEFTLNNVPPGNYKLEVWQETLGKKVQDVTVKSKQETKLTIELAK; this comes from the coding sequence ATGTATGGGATGCGAGAAATAGTTGCAGTGACCGTGGTGGCGGGCTGTGTTCTCGGAGCCGCCGCTCAGACGTTAGCCTACGAGGGCGGTGCAGTGAAAGACGGTGGGACGATCACCGGGACGATTAAATTCGCCGGAACGCCGCCAGTAAGGAAAGAGCTCCAAGTAACGAAAGATAAGGAGGTCTGCGAGAAGAAACAGCACCTGAGCTGGGATCTTGTTGTCGGTCCTCAAAAAGGTATCGAAAATGCGGTGGTGAGCTTGATTGATGTGAGCAAGGGTGAGAAGTGGGCGATCACGAAAGCCACAGTAGATCAGAATGTGTGTGAATATACGCCTCATGTCGTCGTAGTTCCTACCGGTAGTACGCTGGACATCCTGAACAGCGATGGGATTCTTCACAACGTTCATACCTACAGCAAGGCGAATCCCTCAATCAATAAGGCTCAGCCGAAATTCAAGAAGGTGCTGCCGGTACAGTTTGCGAAACCTGAGATTGTCAAGGTGACCTGTGATGCCCACAGTTGGATGCTGGGCTGGCTCGTGGTCTCCGACCATCCGTATGTGGCAGTCACGAACGACAAGGGTGAGTTTACCCTCAACAATGTTCCACCTGGCAACTATAAGCTCGAGGTCTGGCAGGAGACACTCGGCAAGAAGGTGCAGGACGTGACCGTGAAGTCAAAGCAGGAGACCAAACTGACGATCGAACTGGCAAAGTAG